From a region of the Burkholderia sp. PAMC 26561 genome:
- a CDS encoding HlyD family secretion protein, whose amino-acid sequence MSTTAGSPPQDRLPQDSAAQAPRSRRRLILMGLGLVVIVVGGIWLARWWTVGRFIESTDDAYLQADSVTVAPKVSGYVTDVYVGDNATVKAGDPLVRLDTRQYQASLEQAEATIAARTADIQKAQADILQQHANIDQAKAQEQVARFSAQHARDEVQRYAPLTATGAETRERLAQLTNTRDQANATLAANTAAVKSAETQIASTTAQIAQARAQLEAAQASAKQSQLDMQDTIVRSALPGKVGDRSVRVGQYVQPGTRMMSVVPVQSTYLVANFKETQVGHMRIGQPVTLHVDALSGTDLHGVVDSFAPGTGAQFALLPPENATGNFTKIVQRVPVRIRINTGPETRSVLLPGLSVTADVDTRSSREGDKRIEAENDHG is encoded by the coding sequence ATGTCAACAACCGCCGGATCACCTCCGCAGGATCGCCTGCCGCAAGACTCCGCCGCTCAAGCTCCCCGTTCCCGACGCCGCCTGATCCTGATGGGCCTCGGGCTCGTGGTCATTGTCGTGGGCGGAATCTGGCTCGCGCGCTGGTGGACGGTCGGGCGCTTCATTGAAAGCACGGACGACGCGTATCTTCAGGCCGACAGCGTCACCGTTGCGCCGAAAGTGAGTGGTTATGTAACCGACGTGTACGTGGGCGACAACGCGACCGTCAAGGCCGGCGACCCGCTCGTGCGGCTCGATACGCGCCAGTATCAGGCGTCGCTCGAGCAGGCGGAAGCGACCATCGCGGCGCGCACGGCGGACATCCAAAAGGCGCAGGCGGATATCCTGCAGCAGCACGCGAATATCGATCAGGCAAAGGCGCAGGAACAGGTCGCGCGTTTCAGCGCCCAGCACGCACGCGATGAAGTCCAGCGCTATGCGCCGCTCACCGCCACGGGCGCGGAAACCCGCGAGCGTCTCGCCCAGCTTACGAACACCCGCGATCAGGCGAACGCAACCCTTGCGGCGAATACGGCCGCGGTGAAATCGGCCGAAACGCAGATCGCTTCCACGACGGCGCAAATCGCGCAGGCCCGCGCCCAGCTCGAAGCCGCGCAAGCCAGCGCGAAGCAGTCGCAACTCGACATGCAGGACACCATCGTGCGCAGCGCCTTGCCCGGCAAGGTCGGCGATCGTTCGGTGCGGGTCGGTCAGTACGTGCAGCCCGGCACGCGGATGATGAGCGTGGTCCCCGTCCAGAGCACCTACCTGGTCGCGAACTTCAAGGAAACGCAGGTTGGCCATATGCGTATCGGCCAGCCGGTGACGCTGCACGTGGATGCGCTCTCCGGAACCGACCTGCACGGCGTGGTCGACAGCTTTGCGCCGGGCACGGGCGCGCAGTTCGCGCTGCTGCCCCCGGAGAACGCGACCGGCAACTTCACGAAGATCGTCCAGCGCGTGCCGGTGCGCATCCGCATCAATACCGGGCCGGAAACGCGCAGCGTGCTGCTGCCGGGGTTATCGGTGACAGCAGATGTCGATACCCGTTCTTCGCGCGAAGGCGACAAGCGCATCGAAGCCGAGAACGATCATGGCTGA
- a CDS encoding CerR family C-terminal domain-containing protein, with amino-acid sequence MSDTKRLRRPSEGGYVRGDETRLRIIVAAIESFGEHGFDGASTREIAARAGVNAPALQYYFENKEGVYRACAEYMADEAAVNFEPVVAHANRVLENNAAVPLLIDAFIRIQEAIADRMFAKGCGTTNHRLFFAREQVGHEPSIATEILTRRVRQPLNDVTSRLMARITGTTADDPVTLIRMISLNGQLLMFHVAPRTSLGLLGWTEIDAEKGEFLKRIVREQTRTLLEKWARETAASERKGKGALKLAARPAARKRSATAGATKKAGKPA; translated from the coding sequence ATGAGCGACACAAAAAGGCTGCGCCGTCCGTCAGAAGGCGGTTACGTACGTGGAGACGAAACACGGCTGCGAATTATTGTGGCGGCGATCGAATCTTTTGGAGAACACGGGTTCGATGGCGCATCGACACGCGAGATCGCTGCCCGCGCGGGCGTCAATGCCCCGGCGCTGCAGTACTACTTCGAGAACAAAGAGGGTGTGTATCGCGCGTGTGCGGAATACATGGCCGACGAAGCCGCGGTCAATTTCGAGCCGGTCGTGGCGCATGCCAATCGGGTGCTGGAAAACAACGCCGCCGTGCCGCTGCTGATCGATGCTTTCATTCGCATTCAGGAAGCCATCGCCGACCGGATGTTCGCGAAAGGTTGCGGGACGACAAATCACCGGCTGTTTTTCGCGCGGGAACAGGTGGGCCACGAGCCTTCTATTGCAACCGAGATCCTGACGCGCCGTGTACGCCAGCCATTGAACGATGTCACCTCGCGGCTGATGGCGCGCATCACGGGCACCACAGCCGATGACCCCGTGACCCTGATCCGCATGATCAGTTTGAACGGTCAGTTGCTGATGTTCCACGTTGCGCCGCGTACGTCGCTCGGGCTGCTCGGCTGGACGGAAATCGATGCCGAGAAGGGCGAATTCCTGAAGCGGATCGTGCGCGAGCAGACCCGCACGCTGCTCGAGAAATGGGCGCGCGAGACGGCGGCGAGTGAACGCAAGGGCAAGGGTGCATTGAAACTTGCCGCCAGGCCGGCCGCGCGAAAGCGGTCCGCGACGGCTGGCGCCACGAAGAAAGCCGGCAAGCCGGCGTAA
- a CDS encoding MFS transporter has translation MATTTVQPAKAVSQGKIVIAAIIGNLLEFFDFTVYSFFALTIAKLFFPAHDPVVSTLLALSAFAIGFVARPVGGFVLGHYADKRGRRAALTLTIFLMALGSAMIGLAPTYASIGLAAPALIIFARLLQGFAQGGEFGAATATLLETGSAKGRGFRASWQLASQGAAALMGSGIAALLTYQLSPEQLLDWGWRVPFLIGTAIMPVGVYLRRHIVEEPPKPARAHASGFEPGMVRKWILTVFAIMGMTVATYVLMYYIPTYMIQYLKVPAKLSMLVSICAAVASLALCPVWGALSDKMQRRKPLILAGRIALIVLLYPCFWLMNQYPSLPVVMGLIVLLMLFYTMGSAPAYSLMPENFPKHLRAGYLASAYAVAVSLFGGSAQLVVAWLIKITGNTMAPAWYMIICVVISLIAVSKLDETGGRELT, from the coding sequence ATGGCGACCACAACAGTCCAACCTGCCAAAGCCGTGTCGCAAGGCAAGATCGTCATTGCGGCGATCATTGGCAACCTGCTCGAGTTCTTCGACTTCACCGTCTACAGCTTTTTCGCGCTGACTATCGCCAAGCTGTTTTTCCCGGCGCACGATCCGGTGGTGTCGACCTTGCTTGCGTTGTCCGCGTTCGCGATTGGTTTCGTCGCGCGTCCGGTCGGCGGTTTCGTGCTCGGACATTACGCCGATAAACGCGGCCGACGCGCCGCCCTTACGCTGACCATCTTCCTGATGGCGCTCGGCTCCGCGATGATCGGCCTTGCACCCACATACGCGAGCATCGGCCTGGCGGCACCCGCGCTGATCATCTTCGCGCGCTTGCTGCAAGGCTTCGCGCAAGGCGGCGAATTCGGTGCGGCGACAGCCACGCTACTGGAAACAGGATCGGCCAAGGGTCGCGGCTTTCGTGCAAGCTGGCAACTCGCCAGTCAGGGCGCTGCGGCGCTGATGGGTTCCGGTATCGCAGCATTGCTCACGTATCAGTTGAGCCCCGAGCAACTGCTCGACTGGGGATGGCGCGTGCCGTTCCTGATCGGCACGGCGATCATGCCCGTAGGTGTTTATCTGCGCCGGCACATTGTGGAAGAGCCGCCGAAACCGGCCAGGGCGCATGCGTCCGGTTTCGAACCCGGGATGGTCCGCAAGTGGATCCTGACCGTGTTCGCGATCATGGGCATGACGGTCGCCACTTACGTTCTCATGTACTACATTCCCACGTACATGATCCAGTACCTCAAGGTGCCGGCCAAGCTGTCCATGCTGGTTTCAATATGCGCCGCGGTCGCGTCATTGGCGTTGTGCCCGGTATGGGGCGCGTTATCGGACAAGATGCAGCGCCGCAAACCACTGATCCTGGCTGGACGGATTGCGTTGATCGTGTTGCTGTATCCGTGCTTCTGGTTGATGAACCAGTATCCGTCCCTGCCCGTGGTGATGGGTCTGATCGTGTTGCTGATGCTGTTCTACACGATGGGTTCGGCCCCCGCCTATTCGCTGATGCCGGAAAACTTCCCCAAGCATTTGCGCGCGGGCTATCTGGCGAGCGCTTACGCAGTGGCGGTTTCTCTCTTCGGCGGCAGCGCGCAGCTTGTGGTCGCGTGGCTGATCAAGATCACTGGCAACACAATGGCGCCGGCGTGGTACATGATCATCTGCGTGGTGATCTCGCTGATTGCAGTGTCCAAGCTCGATGAAACCGGCGGACGTGAATTGACATGA
- a CDS encoding M20 aminoacylase family protein — MENTKGFCLLEDTSDLRDELSVIRHHLHQNPELAYKEFQTSDFVAQKLETWGYKVTRGLGGTGMVASLTAGTGTRAVAVRADMDALPIAEETGLPYASGNAGLMHACGHDGHTTMVLGAARHLARSRAFDGTVHLVFQPAEEIGADSGAKRMIEDGLFERFPCEAIFGLHNHPGYPTGTFMFRSGPFMAASDTVNITVYGRGGHAARPHLSIDPVVIGSALVMALQTVVARSIDPMQTAVVTVGAFNAGHAANVIPESARLQLSVRSFDATVRKQLETRIRALAEAHASGYGAKIDIDYVPGYPVVINSEAETRLALEVARELVGEDRVVDNFGPIAGSEDFAYYLQQKPGCFLRLGNGEGAPMLHNASYDFNDDNLTVGAAYWTRLVERFLAR; from the coding sequence ATGGAAAATACCAAGGGTTTCTGCTTACTCGAAGACACGAGCGATCTGCGCGATGAACTCAGCGTCATCCGTCATCACCTTCACCAGAATCCGGAGCTCGCGTACAAGGAATTCCAGACCTCTGACTTCGTGGCGCAGAAGCTGGAAACGTGGGGCTACAAGGTCACGCGCGGCCTGGGTGGAACGGGCATGGTGGCGTCGCTTACGGCAGGCACCGGGACGCGCGCCGTCGCCGTTCGTGCCGATATGGACGCATTGCCTATCGCCGAAGAAACCGGTCTGCCCTATGCAAGCGGCAACGCAGGCTTGATGCACGCCTGCGGTCACGACGGCCACACCACCATGGTCCTTGGCGCCGCGCGCCATCTCGCTCGTTCACGTGCTTTCGACGGCACCGTGCATCTCGTGTTCCAACCGGCCGAAGAAATCGGCGCGGACAGCGGTGCGAAACGCATGATCGAAGATGGTCTCTTCGAGCGGTTCCCCTGCGAAGCGATCTTCGGGCTGCACAATCATCCGGGTTATCCGACCGGCACATTTATGTTCCGCAGCGGACCGTTCATGGCGGCATCGGACACGGTCAACATCACCGTGTATGGCCGCGGCGGTCACGCCGCACGCCCGCATCTGTCGATCGATCCGGTCGTGATCGGCTCGGCTCTGGTAATGGCGTTGCAGACGGTGGTCGCGCGCAGTATCGACCCCATGCAAACCGCCGTCGTCACGGTCGGCGCATTCAATGCGGGACACGCGGCAAACGTGATTCCCGAATCGGCGCGGCTGCAGCTCAGCGTCCGTTCCTTCGACGCCACCGTGCGCAAGCAGCTCGAAACCCGCATTCGCGCGCTCGCCGAAGCCCATGCGAGCGGCTACGGCGCGAAGATCGATATCGACTACGTGCCGGGGTATCCGGTCGTGATCAACAGCGAAGCGGAGACCCGACTGGCGCTCGAAGTGGCGCGTGAACTGGTTGGAGAAGATCGTGTGGTCGATAACTTCGGCCCCATCGCCGGCAGCGAGGACTTCGCTTATTACCTGCAGCAGAAGCCGGGCTGTTTCCTGCGTCTTGGCAACGGTGAAGGCGCGCCGATGCTTCACAACGCATCCTATGATTTCAACGATGACAACCTGACCGTTGGCGCCGCGTACTGGACGCGTCTGGTCGAGCGCTTCCTCGCGCGATAA
- a CDS encoding LysR family transcriptional regulator, whose amino-acid sequence MTIDISSSRESVLSARSLRYLHEVESHGGVRAAADALGINPSVISRQVGQLERDYGVVLLERSGRRAVLTEIGMSLVEHFRESKRRDADMLAQLGDFKSLRRGRLGIGVGEGRIENLLATVMERFSLQFPDIVVEFRSGATSEIIAMVRNDDVDLGLCAGGKSDPAIRARIFRAAPFCAMVSPRHALAGERRIRFEQLRDQRLIFMPERFGVQQYLDAIISAERLTVTPSYRCDLFSAAQAIAAAGLGVAFMSTDAARQYLDAGRLVALEIEHPIAREFSSQVIRRVGRRLSPAAEFLWRQLVEAMQRRWAASGRGASAG is encoded by the coding sequence ATGACGATCGATATCTCTTCCTCGCGCGAATCCGTTTTAAGTGCCCGAAGCCTGCGTTATCTGCATGAAGTCGAGTCGCACGGCGGCGTACGAGCGGCGGCTGACGCGCTCGGTATCAATCCGTCGGTGATCAGCCGGCAAGTCGGGCAGCTCGAACGGGATTACGGCGTCGTCCTGCTTGAGCGAAGCGGGCGGCGCGCGGTGCTGACCGAAATTGGCATGAGCCTCGTCGAACATTTTCGCGAGAGCAAGCGGCGCGATGCCGACATGCTCGCTCAACTCGGAGACTTCAAGAGCCTGCGGCGCGGGAGGCTGGGGATTGGCGTGGGCGAGGGGCGTATCGAAAATCTGCTGGCTACCGTCATGGAGCGGTTCAGCTTGCAGTTTCCTGACATCGTGGTGGAATTCCGCAGTGGAGCGACCTCCGAGATCATTGCCATGGTGCGCAACGACGACGTGGATCTCGGCCTGTGCGCGGGCGGCAAAAGTGATCCCGCGATTCGTGCGCGGATCTTTCGCGCGGCGCCGTTTTGCGCGATGGTCAGTCCGCGTCATGCACTTGCCGGCGAGCGTCGGATCCGCTTCGAGCAGTTGCGCGATCAGCGGTTGATCTTCATGCCGGAGCGGTTCGGCGTGCAGCAGTACCTGGACGCCATCATAAGCGCAGAGCGGCTGACGGTGACGCCGTCGTACAGATGCGACCTGTTTTCCGCAGCTCAGGCAATCGCGGCGGCGGGGCTGGGCGTGGCTTTCATGTCCACCGATGCCGCGCGTCAGTATCTTGACGCCGGACGTCTGGTAGCACTTGAAATCGAGCATCCGATAGCGCGCGAATTCAGCAGCCAGGTGATACGCCGCGTGGGGCGGCGTTTGTCGCCAGCGGCCGAGTTTTTATGGCGGCAACTCGTGGAAGCGATGCAGCGCAGATGGGCGGCCTCGGGAAGAGGAGCCAGCGCGGGTTAG
- a CDS encoding LysR family transcriptional regulator, which produces MDAADLRIFESVARNGSMNRAALELHTVQSNVTARIRLLEEELGATLFHRHHRGVELTAAGRRLLPFSRQMARLLDDARTAVKDEGVASGPLVLGTLETTAALRMPNVLAQFTVTFPKVELVMRTGTTASLVEDVLQYRLDGAFVAGPVTHEDLHTETIFNEEMALVTARRFRSVRDLAQTGVVKTIVFRQGCSYRARLESVLTRLGLQVSTPLEFGSLDAMLGCVAAGVGVTLLPKGVVMAASREGRVALHELAPDDAFVDTVFVRRHDVYASSAMNAFLAIARPVGMPALASA; this is translated from the coding sequence ATGGACGCCGCCGATCTGCGCATCTTCGAGTCGGTTGCACGAAACGGCAGCATGAACCGCGCGGCGCTCGAGCTTCATACCGTGCAGTCGAACGTGACCGCGCGAATTCGATTGCTCGAAGAAGAACTCGGCGCGACGCTGTTTCACCGGCATCATCGAGGTGTGGAACTGACAGCGGCCGGACGCAGGTTATTGCCTTTCTCCAGGCAGATGGCGCGGCTGCTGGACGATGCCCGGACAGCGGTGAAAGACGAAGGCGTCGCGAGCGGACCGCTGGTTCTGGGTACGCTCGAAACCACCGCCGCGTTGCGCATGCCGAACGTGCTCGCGCAATTTACCGTAACGTTTCCGAAGGTCGAACTCGTCATGCGAACCGGCACTACGGCGAGTCTGGTGGAAGACGTCCTGCAGTATCGGCTCGATGGTGCGTTTGTCGCCGGTCCTGTCACTCACGAAGACCTGCATACGGAAACCATCTTCAACGAGGAAATGGCGCTTGTCACCGCGCGCAGGTTCCGGTCCGTCAGGGATCTCGCGCAAACGGGCGTGGTGAAGACCATCGTGTTCCGGCAGGGATGTTCGTATCGTGCGCGGCTTGAAAGCGTCCTCACACGGCTGGGCCTGCAGGTCAGCACACCGCTCGAATTCGGTTCACTCGATGCCATGCTCGGATGCGTCGCGGCCGGCGTCGGCGTGACGCTCCTGCCGAAGGGCGTGGTCATGGCGGCGTCGCGTGAAGGACGGGTCGCCCTGCATGAGCTTGCTCCCGACGATGCTTTCGTCGATACGGTGTTCGTGCGTCGTCACGACGTCTATGCAAGCAGCGCCATGAACGCGTTTCTCGCCATCGCGCGCCCGGTGGGGATGCCTGCGCTTGCTTCTGCCTGA
- a CDS encoding NAD(P)H-dependent flavin oxidoreductase codes for MGTWRDRRIIELFGIEAPIILAPMAGPGTPELAIAVGEAGGLASLPCALSSVEQAHDALTLIRSKTRAPVNVNFFCHTAPQADAARDLAWRERLAEYYIEHGIDPEFTSAGAVRRPFDNEFCALVEEFKPEVVSFHFGLPEKLLFDRVKATGAKIIASATTVAEARWLEAHGCDAIIAMGFEAGGHRGTFLNHDMATQVGTFALVPQIADAVSVPVIAAGGIADARGIVAALALGASAVQIGTAYLFCPEAKVPELHRVALRESGDDSTAVTNLFTGRPARGIMNRVMREVGPLSDAAPAFPLASAALAPLKAKAEAAGKGDFTSLWSGQAARLAREMPAGELTRALIAETLARLP; via the coding sequence ATGGGCACCTGGCGTGATCGTCGGATCATCGAGCTGTTCGGCATTGAAGCACCCATCATTCTCGCTCCAATGGCCGGGCCGGGTACACCGGAACTTGCCATAGCGGTGGGCGAAGCGGGCGGCCTGGCATCGCTGCCTTGCGCGTTGTCGAGCGTGGAGCAAGCGCACGATGCGCTCACGTTGATCCGCTCGAAAACCCGCGCGCCGGTCAACGTCAATTTCTTCTGCCACACGGCGCCGCAGGCCGATGCCGCACGCGACCTCGCGTGGCGCGAACGGCTCGCTGAGTATTACATCGAGCATGGGATCGATCCTGAGTTCACATCTGCGGGCGCAGTCCGTCGTCCCTTCGATAACGAGTTTTGCGCGCTCGTAGAAGAATTCAAACCCGAGGTGGTGAGCTTTCATTTCGGACTCCCGGAGAAACTGCTGTTCGATCGCGTCAAGGCGACCGGCGCGAAGATCATTGCATCGGCCACGACGGTGGCGGAAGCCCGGTGGCTCGAAGCACATGGCTGCGATGCAATCATCGCGATGGGGTTCGAGGCAGGCGGCCATCGCGGCACGTTCCTCAACCATGACATGGCGACGCAGGTCGGCACGTTCGCGCTCGTGCCGCAGATCGCTGACGCGGTATCGGTGCCGGTGATCGCAGCCGGTGGTATCGCCGATGCACGAGGGATTGTCGCCGCACTGGCGCTGGGTGCATCGGCGGTGCAGATTGGCACGGCCTATCTGTTCTGCCCGGAAGCGAAGGTGCCGGAGCTGCATCGCGTTGCGCTGCGCGAATCCGGCGATGATTCCACCGCCGTGACGAACCTGTTCACCGGACGGCCGGCTCGCGGAATCATGAACCGCGTGATGCGGGAAGTCGGGCCGTTGTCGGACGCGGCGCCGGCGTTTCCGCTTGCATCGGCTGCGCTCGCGCCGCTGAAGGCGAAAGCCGAAGCAGCGGGCAAGGGGGACTTCACGAGCCTCTGGTCAGGACAGGCGGCGCGGCTCGCGCGTGAGATGCCTGCGGGCGAACTGACGCGGGCGCTGATTGCGGAGACCCTGGCGCGTTTGCCCTGA
- a CDS encoding DMT family transporter, with protein sequence MSETDKAASGWMNGFLGMLIFSGSLPATRLAVASFDPVFLTVARACIAGALGLVLLLVFREKRPERSDLIPLAVVAFGVVIGFPLLTALALKHITAGHSVVFVAVLPLTTAIFGVLRGGERPRPAFWLFSGLGAVLVAGFSLLQGGGAASIGDVLMIGAVIVCGLGYAEGARLSRKLGGWQVISWALVMSLPVMVPAALATLPASWDGIGEPAWMGLGYVSLFSMLIGFVFWYRGLAQGGIAAVGQLQLLQPFFGLVLAATLLHEPVGWSMVAVATAVVLCVVGAKRFARPVVVLAAR encoded by the coding sequence ATGAGCGAGACAGACAAGGCAGCGAGCGGGTGGATGAACGGTTTTCTCGGGATGCTGATTTTCAGCGGATCGCTTCCCGCTACGCGTCTTGCGGTCGCGAGTTTCGACCCGGTCTTCCTGACCGTGGCGCGTGCGTGCATTGCGGGTGCGCTCGGCCTCGTGCTATTGCTGGTGTTCCGTGAAAAACGCCCCGAACGCAGTGACCTGATACCGCTTGCCGTGGTCGCGTTCGGCGTGGTCATCGGCTTTCCGTTGCTGACGGCGCTCGCGCTCAAGCACATCACGGCGGGGCATTCGGTGGTTTTCGTGGCGGTGTTGCCGCTCACGACCGCGATCTTCGGCGTGCTGCGCGGCGGCGAGCGTCCGCGTCCCGCGTTCTGGCTTTTTTCCGGGCTTGGCGCGGTACTCGTCGCAGGATTCTCGCTGCTGCAGGGCGGCGGCGCAGCTTCTATCGGCGATGTATTGATGATCGGCGCGGTGATCGTCTGCGGTCTGGGTTATGCGGAAGGCGCGCGGCTCTCGCGCAAGCTCGGCGGCTGGCAGGTGATCTCGTGGGCGCTGGTGATGTCCCTGCCCGTCATGGTTCCGGCGGCGCTTGCGACCTTGCCGGCGTCATGGGACGGGATCGGCGAACCGGCATGGATGGGACTCGGCTACGTGTCCCTGTTCAGCATGCTGATCGGCTTCGTGTTCTGGTATCGCGGGCTGGCTCAGGGCGGCATTGCCGCTGTCGGGCAATTGCAGTTGCTTCAGCCCTTTTTCGGGCTGGTGCTCGCGGCGACGCTGCTTCACGAACCGGTTGGCTGGTCGATGGTCGCCGTCGCCACGGCCGTCGTGCTTTGCGTGGTCGGCGCGAAGCGGTTCGCGCGGCCGGTGGTGGTGCTGGCGGCGCGTTGA
- a CDS encoding zinc-dependent alcohol dehydrogenase family protein, which produces MDMQVLVLQRYNGPLERTVLPQPVPQAGEVLVRIKAAGLNPLDTKIRAGSAAHAKHPLPLVLGIDMAGVIEAVGAGVSQFKRGDEVYGMTGGVAGIQGSLAQFAAVDARLIALKPANLSMKQAAALPLSFITSYQGIVDRARVQAGQTVLVQGGAGGVGHVSVQLARALGAQVFATVSEADVALMQQYGATGIDYRTFSVEQYVKAHTNAEGFDVVADTVGGATLDASFAAVKQFGHVVSALGWGTHSLAPLSFREATYSGVFTLAPLLTGKHREHHGEILKVATALAEEGKLVPKLDPRTFDLDSTELAYQSMTDGTANGKLVVDIR; this is translated from the coding sequence ATGGACATGCAAGTTCTGGTTCTGCAGCGCTATAACGGACCGCTCGAACGCACGGTGCTTCCCCAGCCCGTCCCGCAAGCGGGTGAAGTGCTGGTGCGCATCAAGGCCGCGGGGCTCAACCCGCTCGATACGAAGATCCGTGCCGGCAGCGCCGCTCACGCGAAGCACCCGCTGCCGCTTGTCCTGGGTATCGATATGGCTGGTGTAATCGAAGCTGTCGGCGCAGGCGTGTCGCAGTTCAAGCGCGGCGATGAAGTTTATGGAATGACCGGCGGTGTCGCGGGAATCCAGGGCTCGCTCGCCCAGTTCGCCGCCGTCGATGCGCGGCTGATTGCGCTGAAACCAGCGAATCTGTCCATGAAACAAGCAGCCGCACTGCCGCTAAGCTTCATCACGTCGTATCAGGGAATCGTCGACAGAGCGCGTGTGCAAGCCGGTCAAACCGTGCTGGTGCAAGGCGGCGCTGGCGGCGTCGGGCACGTTTCGGTTCAGCTTGCGCGGGCGTTGGGCGCTCAGGTTTTCGCCACGGTCAGCGAGGCGGACGTGGCGCTGATGCAACAGTATGGGGCGACGGGCATCGATTACCGGACGTTTTCCGTCGAGCAGTACGTGAAAGCGCACACGAACGCAGAGGGATTCGACGTGGTCGCGGATACCGTCGGCGGCGCCACGCTCGATGCGTCGTTTGCAGCGGTCAAGCAATTCGGGCACGTGGTCAGCGCGCTCGGCTGGGGCACGCATTCGCTCGCCCCGCTGTCGTTTCGCGAGGCGACCTATTCCGGCGTATTCACGCTCGCACCGCTTCTGACGGGCAAGCACCGCGAACATCATGGCGAGATCCTGAAGGTCGCGACTGCACTTGCTGAAGAAGGAAAGCTCGTGCCGAAACTGGATCCGCGCACCTTCGACCTGGACAGCACCGAACTCGCCTACCAGTCGATGACCGACGGCACCGCCAACGGAAAACTCGTGGTCGATATCCGCTGA
- a CDS encoding LysR family transcriptional regulator yields the protein MDWSDVRIFLAIARTGTLSAAARQAGQTQPTMGRRIRALEEAIGQTLFQRTADGFILTDEGSAVLAHAERMEEDALAFERSLAGKETHLTGVLRVSSSDWFGVHVLTPVFAEFLRAHPRVSIELVTDSRRLSLARRDADLLFRITPFEEADVIQRKFMHMNYALYGPADEPPPRAGDGKGYGLVTMDSAFGTLPDVNWIRRTLPHAHLAFGSNNRDAQAKMCAQGAGLAVLPCPLGDTTPGIQRIDLGEAPPGRDVWFGYHRDLRRLARLRALLDLIIEKLANL from the coding sequence ATGGACTGGAGCGACGTACGGATCTTCCTCGCGATTGCGCGCACCGGCACGCTCAGCGCGGCGGCGAGGCAGGCGGGGCAGACACAGCCGACCATGGGACGGCGGATTCGCGCGCTCGAGGAAGCGATCGGACAGACCTTGTTCCAGCGCACTGCCGACGGTTTCATCCTCACCGACGAAGGCTCTGCCGTGCTCGCGCACGCGGAGCGAATGGAGGAGGACGCGCTCGCGTTCGAGCGCTCGCTTGCTGGCAAGGAGACGCATCTCACAGGCGTGTTGCGGGTATCGTCGTCGGACTGGTTCGGCGTTCACGTCCTGACGCCGGTGTTCGCCGAGTTCCTGCGGGCGCATCCGAGGGTCAGCATTGAACTCGTCACGGATTCCCGCCGCTTGAGTCTTGCGCGACGCGATGCCGACCTGTTATTCCGTATCACGCCGTTCGAAGAGGCAGACGTCATCCAGCGAAAGTTCATGCACATGAACTACGCGCTCTACGGTCCCGCCGATGAACCCCCGCCCCGCGCCGGCGACGGTAAGGGCTACGGACTTGTCACCATGGACAGCGCGTTCGGTACGCTGCCCGACGTCAACTGGATACGACGCACATTGCCGCATGCTCACTTGGCGTTCGGCAGCAATAATCGCGACGCGCAGGCGAAGATGTGCGCGCAGGGCGCGGGGCTGGCCGTCCTGCCATGTCCGCTCGGCGACACCACGCCGGGCATTCAGCGGATCGACCTGGGTGAAGCGCCGCCCGGACGCGACGTATGGTTTGGCTATCACCGCGACCTGCGCCGTCTCGCAAGATTGCGGGCTTTGCTTGATTTGATTATCGAAAAGCTGGCAAATCTCTAA
- a CDS encoding H-NS histone family protein: MPTLKELLAQREALQDQLEVARQRQAEIVLAEIVAKMGEYKISLSELMGHSVLAKAPVATVTAPKYRDTTTGATWSGRGRAPHWIADKNRADFLVGA; the protein is encoded by the coding sequence ATGCCCACCCTCAAAGAACTGCTTGCGCAGCGCGAAGCGCTGCAGGATCAATTGGAAGTAGCGCGGCAACGTCAGGCTGAAATCGTTCTCGCGGAGATAGTCGCGAAAATGGGCGAATACAAGATTTCGCTGTCCGAGTTGATGGGACACAGCGTTCTGGCAAAGGCGCCCGTTGCAACCGTCACCGCCCCTAAATACCGCGACACAACGACTGGCGCCACATGGTCAGGGCGAGGACGCGCGCCACACTGGATCGCCGATAAGAATCGTGCCGATTTCCTGGTGGGTGCTTAA